One Paenibacillus sp. FSL W8-0186 genomic window carries:
- a CDS encoding copper amine oxidase N-terminal domain-containing protein, with translation MKKMLSGFILALGLGLLNQSFAFAAPIEMAEKEARPIEVVVNGEFIKMDVHPLMDKSHLFVPIRALASLGLSYSFNPSTKITTVQNKDGDYLKISVNSKTAYKNEKPIQMNMPAQNKNGRVLVPLRFITESLGYTVQFESIRKFVFVNSKDYSFDPKLLYQEDLQAARKAAIALPIHADFKTLGTLDGYRLHQYSFPVGRADTYYFNDGIFTFVQIIDGKAIAIGQLFRERREPSQAAGNVSPEMSLDTDPIMEPYNHGNVIFYDYTDGTARAGYTDDNKKRVDIDTIMNIYSDIIQKLPDHR, from the coding sequence ATGAAAAAAATGTTATCAGGATTCATATTAGCTCTAGGCTTGGGGCTGCTGAATCAATCATTCGCCTTCGCAGCTCCTATAGAAATGGCAGAAAAGGAGGCTAGACCCATTGAAGTCGTCGTGAATGGAGAGTTTATCAAAATGGACGTACATCCTCTTATGGATAAGAGTCACCTATTCGTTCCCATCCGAGCACTTGCATCCCTTGGCCTTTCCTACAGCTTCAACCCCTCAACTAAAATTACAACAGTACAGAATAAAGATGGGGATTACTTGAAGATAAGTGTGAACAGCAAAACTGCCTATAAAAATGAAAAACCGATCCAAATGAATATGCCTGCCCAAAATAAAAATGGCCGTGTTCTTGTTCCATTACGCTTTATCACCGAATCCTTAGGATACACGGTACAATTTGAATCCATCCGCAAATTCGTTTTTGTTAACTCCAAAGACTATTCATTTGATCCAAAATTATTGTATCAAGAAGACCTTCAAGCAGCGCGTAAAGCCGCTATCGCATTGCCGATCCACGCAGATTTTAAAACACTTGGTACACTAGATGGTTACCGTTTACACCAATATTCCTTCCCCGTAGGAAGAGCAGATACCTACTATTTTAATGATGGAATTTTTACTTTTGTGCAAATTATAGATGGCAAAGCCATTGCCATTGGACAGTTGTTTCGGGAACGAAGAGAGCCTTCTCAAGCAGCAGGGAATGTTTCACCCGAAATGAGTTTAGATACTGATCCGATCATGGAGCCTTATAACCATGGCAACGTCATCTTTTATGATTACACTGATGGCACAGCTAGAGCAGGTTACACCGACGATAATAAGAAACGAGTGGATATTGATACAATAATGAACATCTATTCTGATATCATACAGAAGCTTCCTGATCATCGATAA